One window of Triticum dicoccoides isolate Atlit2015 ecotype Zavitan chromosome 5A, WEW_v2.0, whole genome shotgun sequence genomic DNA carries:
- the LOC119304399 gene encoding AP-2 complex subunit alpha-1-like isoform X2 translates to MALSGMRGLSVFISDIRNCHNKEQERLRVDKELGNIRTRFKNEKGLSHYEKKKYVWKMLYIHMLGYDVDFGHMETVSLISAPKYPEKQVGYIVTSCLLNENNDFLRMVINTVRNDIIGRNETYQCLALTMVGNIGGKEFSESLAPDVQKLLISSSCRPVVRKKAALCLLRLYRKNPDVVNIDGWSDRMAQLLDERDLGVLTSVMSLFVSLVSNNAEAYWNCLPKCVRILERMARNQDIPQEYTYYGIPSPWLQVKAMRALQYFPTIEDPSARRALFEVLQRILMGTDVVKNVNKNNASHAVLFEALALVMHLDAEKEMMSQCVALLGKFIAVREPNIRYLGLENMSRMLLVTDVQDIIKRHQAQIITSLKDPDISIRRRALDLLYGMCDVTNAKEIVEELLQYLNTAEFAMREELALKAAILAEKFAPNLSWYVDVILQLIDKAGDFVSDDIWYRVVQFVTNNEDLQAYAAAKAREYLDKPALHETMVKVSAYLLGEYGHLLAQRPSCSPKELFTIINDRLPTVSSSTVAIIISAYAKILMHTQPPDAGLQQQILTIFKKHESYIDVEIQQRAVEYFELSRKGPALADVLAEMPKFPERESALLKKAEDAEVDTAEQSAIKLRSQQQSSSAIVVAAQPPVNGPAPAANHLTLVKMPSQNIAEESNVSHEETAVEAPKENGAPVEVQRNVEIITEPAPVSKVEPPASRPASQADLLADLLGPLAIEGPPAAVEQIPAQGLEANQSPVGDLALATLEDQCNSVQPIVNVEEKFNILCTKDSGVLYEDPNIQIGLKAEWRAHHGRLILFLGNKNTSPLLSLRALILPPSHFKVELSSVPDTIPPRAQVQIPVEVTNLRASRDVAVLDFSYKHGAALVNAKLRLPIVLHKFLQPITLSPEDFFAHWKTWNVQSLKVQEVVRGVKPLPIPEMASLLLSLHLAVTPGLDTNPNNMVACATFFSETTNAALCLVRVETDPQDRSQLRLTVASGDQNLTFELKEYIKEHLIDIPRARVAPPPTPQQPQLPPAAVPATTYNDPGAMLAGLL, encoded by the exons ATGGCGCTCTCCGGGATGCGGGGGCTGTCGGTCTTCATCAGCGACATCCGCAACTGCCACAACAAGGAGCAGGAGCGCCTCCGCGTCGACAAGGAGCTCGGCAACATCCGCACCCGCTTCAAGAACGAAAAG GGATTGTCGCATTACGAGAAGAAAAAGTATGTTTGGAAAATGCTTTATATACATATGCTGGGTTACGATGTTGATTTTGGACATATGGAAACTGTTTCTTTGATATCCGCGCCGAAGTATCCTGAGAAACAG GTTGGATACATCGTGACATCTTGTTTACTTAACGAGAATAACGATTTTCTAAGGATGGTCATAAATACAGTACGCAATGACATAATAGGACGAAATGAGACTTATCAGTGCTTAGCATTGACGATG GTAGGTAATATTGGTGGGAAAGAATTTTCTGAGTCATTGGCCCCTGATGTCCAGAAACTTCTT ATTTCAAGCAGCTGCCGGCCTGTAGTCAGAAAGAAGGCTGCTCTATGCCTTCTGCGACTTTATAGGAAGAACCCAGATGTTGTGAATATCGATGGCTG GTCTGATCGGATGGCACAACTTCTAGATGAGCGTGATCTAGGTGTGCTGACATCTGTCATGAGCCTTTTTGTCTCACTAGTATCTAATAATGCTGAAGCATATTGGAATTGCCTTCCAAAGTGTGTAAGAATATTGGAGAGGATGGCAAGAAACCAAGATATTCCCCAAGAATACACCtactatggaattccatctccttgGCTTcag GTTAAGGCAATGAGAGCTCTTCAGTACTTCCCTACCATTGAAGATCCTAGTGCAAGGCGAGCTTTGTTTGAG GTTTTACAGCGTATTTTGATGGGTACTGATGTCGTTAAAAACGTCAACAAGAATAATGCCTCACATGCTGTCCTCTTTGAAGCTCTTGCTCTG GTAATGCATCTTGATGCTGAAAAGGAGATGATGTCCCAATGCGTGGCTCTTCTCGGCAAGTTTATTGCTGTCAGGGAGCCCAATATTAGGTATCTTGGTCTG GAGAACATGAGTAGAATGCTGTTAGTAACAGATGTACAGGATATAATAAAAAGGCACCAGGCTCAGATCATTACGTCTTTGAAGGATCCAGATATCAG CATTAGAAGGCGGGCTCTTGATTTGCTGTATGGCATGTGTGATGTTACAAATGCAAAGGAAATTGTTGAGGAGTTGTTGCAG TATCTTAACACAGCTGAATTTgcaatgcgtgaagagctggctctGAAGGCAGCCATTCTTGCAGAGAAGTTTGCTCCAAATCTTTCATG gtatgttgATGTTATACTTCAGTTGATAGACAAAGCGGGagattttgtaagtgatgatatatgGTATCGAGTGGTGCAATTTGTCACCAACAATGAGGATCTTCAG GCATATGCTGCAGCTAAGGCGAGGGAATACCTTGACAAGCCTGCTTTGCATGAGACCATGGTCAAG GTCAGTGCTTACCTTCTTGGAGAGTATGGCCACCTTTTGGCCCAAAGACCTAGTTGTAGCCCCAAGGAGTTGTTTACCATTATAAATGACAGGCTTCCAACAGTATC GTCAAGTACTGTTGCCATTATTATCTCAGCCTATGCCAAGATACTTATGCACACTCAGCCTCCTGATGCGGGACTGCAGCAACAAATCCTGACAATATTTAAAAA GCATGAAAGTTATATCGATGTTGAAATTCAGCAGAGAGCAGTTGAATATTTTGAACTAAGCAGAAAGGGTCCTGCTTTGGCTGATGTATTGGCTGAAATGCCAAAATTTCCTGAACGTGAG TCTGCTctgttgaaaaaggctgaagatgCTGAAGTTGACACAGCAGAGCAGAGTGCCATAAAACTACGAAGTCAGCAACAATCATCCAGTGCTATTGTTGTAGCTGCTCAGCCCCCTGTAAACGGACCAGCACCAGCTGCTAATCATCTAACTCTTGTGAAGATGCCAAGTCAAAACATTGCTGAA GAGAGCAATGTCAGTCATGAAGAAACAGCGGTAGAAGCTCCAAAAGAAAATGGTGCTCCCGTCGAAGTTCAGAGAAATGTCGAGATCATCACTGAGCCCGCTCCTGTTAGTAAAGTTGAGCCTCCTGCATCTCgtcctgcttctcaagcagacctcCTTGCAGACCTTTTGGGCCCTCTTGCAATAGAGGGTCCTCCTGCTGCTGTAGAGCAAATTCCTGCTCAAGGATTGGAGGCTAATCAAAGTCCAGTAGGTGACTTGGCACTAGCTACCCTTGAGGACCAGTGCAACTCTGTTCAG cCAATTGTCAATGTGGAGGAGAAGTTTAATATATTGTGCACGAAAGATAGTGGAGTTCTGTATGAGGATCCTAACATCCAG ATTGGTTTAAAAGCAGAGTGGCGGGCCCATCATGGTCGTCTTATTCTTTTCCTGGGGAATAAAAATACTTCGCCCCTTTTGTCATTGAGGGCTTTGATTTTGCCTCCTAGCCATTTTAAAGTGGAACTCTCGTCAGTACCTGATACTATTCCTCCTAGAGCACAG GTGCAAATCCCAGTCGAGGTTACAAATCTCCGCGCGAGTAGAGATGTTGCTGTTCTTGATTTCTCATATAAACATGGAGCTGCACTG GTGAACGCTAAACTTCGACTTCCTATTGTGTTGCATAAATTCTTGCAACCTATAACTCTTTCCCCTGAAGATTTTTTCGCCCATTGGAAAACATGGAATGTTCAGTCACTCAAGGTTCAAGAAGTG GTTAGAGGTGTAAAACCATTACCTATTCCTGAGATGGCTAGCCTTCTCTTGAGCCTTCACCTGGCAGTTACTCCTGGACTT GATACCAACCCGAACAACATGGTGGCGTGTGCTACATTCTTTTCGGAAACAACCAATGCCGCGCTTTGTCTG GTGAGAGTTGAAACAGATCCCCAAGACAGAAGTCAGCTCCGGCTAACAGTTGCATCAGGAGATCAAAACCTGACATTCGA GTTGAAGGAGTATATCAAGGAACATTTGATCGACATCCCGAGGGCTCGAGTGGCCCCCCCTCCCACTCCACAACAACCACAGCTGCCTCCAGCAGCGGTGCCGGCGACAACATATAACGACCCTGGTGCCATGCTAGCTGGGTTGCTATGA
- the LOC119304399 gene encoding AP-2 complex subunit alpha-1-like isoform X1, with the protein MALSGMRGLSVFISDIRNCHNKEQERLRVDKELGNIRTRFKNEKGLSHYEKKKYVWKMLYIHMLGYDVDFGHMETVSLISAPKYPEKQVGYIVTSCLLNENNDFLRMVINTVRNDIIGRNETYQCLALTMVGNIGGKEFSESLAPDVQKLLISSSCRPVVRKKAALCLLRLYRKNPDVVNIDGWSDRMAQLLDERDLGVLTSVMSLFVSLVSNNAEAYWNCLPKCVRILERMARNQDIPQEYTYYGIPSPWLQVKAMRALQYFPTIEDPSARRALFEVLQRILMGTDVVKNVNKNNASHAVLFEALALVMHLDAEKEMMSQCVALLGKFIAVREPNIRYLGLENMSRMLLVTDVQDIIKRHQAQIITSLKDPDISIRRRALDLLYGMCDVTNAKEIVEELLQYLNTAEFAMREELALKAAILAEKFAPNLSWYVDVILQLIDKAGDFVSDDIWYRVVQFVTNNEDLQAYAAAKAREYLDKPALHETMVKVSAYLLGEYGHLLAQRPSCSPKELFTIINDRLPTVSSSTVAIIISAYAKILMHTQPPDAGLQQQILTIFKKYQFTHSALMTRHLFYVCEVFFTLTLHFRHESYIDVEIQQRAVEYFELSRKGPALADVLAEMPKFPERESALLKKAEDAEVDTAEQSAIKLRSQQQSSSAIVVAAQPPVNGPAPAANHLTLVKMPSQNIAEESNVSHEETAVEAPKENGAPVEVQRNVEIITEPAPVSKVEPPASRPASQADLLADLLGPLAIEGPPAAVEQIPAQGLEANQSPVGDLALATLEDQCNSVQPIVNVEEKFNILCTKDSGVLYEDPNIQIGLKAEWRAHHGRLILFLGNKNTSPLLSLRALILPPSHFKVELSSVPDTIPPRAQVQIPVEVTNLRASRDVAVLDFSYKHGAALVNAKLRLPIVLHKFLQPITLSPEDFFAHWKTWNVQSLKVQEVVRGVKPLPIPEMASLLLSLHLAVTPGLDTNPNNMVACATFFSETTNAALCLVRVETDPQDRSQLRLTVASGDQNLTFELKEYIKEHLIDIPRARVAPPPTPQQPQLPPAAVPATTYNDPGAMLAGLL; encoded by the exons ATGGCGCTCTCCGGGATGCGGGGGCTGTCGGTCTTCATCAGCGACATCCGCAACTGCCACAACAAGGAGCAGGAGCGCCTCCGCGTCGACAAGGAGCTCGGCAACATCCGCACCCGCTTCAAGAACGAAAAG GGATTGTCGCATTACGAGAAGAAAAAGTATGTTTGGAAAATGCTTTATATACATATGCTGGGTTACGATGTTGATTTTGGACATATGGAAACTGTTTCTTTGATATCCGCGCCGAAGTATCCTGAGAAACAG GTTGGATACATCGTGACATCTTGTTTACTTAACGAGAATAACGATTTTCTAAGGATGGTCATAAATACAGTACGCAATGACATAATAGGACGAAATGAGACTTATCAGTGCTTAGCATTGACGATG GTAGGTAATATTGGTGGGAAAGAATTTTCTGAGTCATTGGCCCCTGATGTCCAGAAACTTCTT ATTTCAAGCAGCTGCCGGCCTGTAGTCAGAAAGAAGGCTGCTCTATGCCTTCTGCGACTTTATAGGAAGAACCCAGATGTTGTGAATATCGATGGCTG GTCTGATCGGATGGCACAACTTCTAGATGAGCGTGATCTAGGTGTGCTGACATCTGTCATGAGCCTTTTTGTCTCACTAGTATCTAATAATGCTGAAGCATATTGGAATTGCCTTCCAAAGTGTGTAAGAATATTGGAGAGGATGGCAAGAAACCAAGATATTCCCCAAGAATACACCtactatggaattccatctccttgGCTTcag GTTAAGGCAATGAGAGCTCTTCAGTACTTCCCTACCATTGAAGATCCTAGTGCAAGGCGAGCTTTGTTTGAG GTTTTACAGCGTATTTTGATGGGTACTGATGTCGTTAAAAACGTCAACAAGAATAATGCCTCACATGCTGTCCTCTTTGAAGCTCTTGCTCTG GTAATGCATCTTGATGCTGAAAAGGAGATGATGTCCCAATGCGTGGCTCTTCTCGGCAAGTTTATTGCTGTCAGGGAGCCCAATATTAGGTATCTTGGTCTG GAGAACATGAGTAGAATGCTGTTAGTAACAGATGTACAGGATATAATAAAAAGGCACCAGGCTCAGATCATTACGTCTTTGAAGGATCCAGATATCAG CATTAGAAGGCGGGCTCTTGATTTGCTGTATGGCATGTGTGATGTTACAAATGCAAAGGAAATTGTTGAGGAGTTGTTGCAG TATCTTAACACAGCTGAATTTgcaatgcgtgaagagctggctctGAAGGCAGCCATTCTTGCAGAGAAGTTTGCTCCAAATCTTTCATG gtatgttgATGTTATACTTCAGTTGATAGACAAAGCGGGagattttgtaagtgatgatatatgGTATCGAGTGGTGCAATTTGTCACCAACAATGAGGATCTTCAG GCATATGCTGCAGCTAAGGCGAGGGAATACCTTGACAAGCCTGCTTTGCATGAGACCATGGTCAAG GTCAGTGCTTACCTTCTTGGAGAGTATGGCCACCTTTTGGCCCAAAGACCTAGTTGTAGCCCCAAGGAGTTGTTTACCATTATAAATGACAGGCTTCCAACAGTATC GTCAAGTACTGTTGCCATTATTATCTCAGCCTATGCCAAGATACTTATGCACACTCAGCCTCCTGATGCGGGACTGCAGCAACAAATCCTGACAATATTTAAAAAGTACCAGTTTACTCATTCTGCTTTGATGACACGCCACCTTTTTTATGTCTGTGAAGTTTTTTTTACGCTTACGTTACATTTCAGGCATGAAAGTTATATCGATGTTGAAATTCAGCAGAGAGCAGTTGAATATTTTGAACTAAGCAGAAAGGGTCCTGCTTTGGCTGATGTATTGGCTGAAATGCCAAAATTTCCTGAACGTGAG TCTGCTctgttgaaaaaggctgaagatgCTGAAGTTGACACAGCAGAGCAGAGTGCCATAAAACTACGAAGTCAGCAACAATCATCCAGTGCTATTGTTGTAGCTGCTCAGCCCCCTGTAAACGGACCAGCACCAGCTGCTAATCATCTAACTCTTGTGAAGATGCCAAGTCAAAACATTGCTGAA GAGAGCAATGTCAGTCATGAAGAAACAGCGGTAGAAGCTCCAAAAGAAAATGGTGCTCCCGTCGAAGTTCAGAGAAATGTCGAGATCATCACTGAGCCCGCTCCTGTTAGTAAAGTTGAGCCTCCTGCATCTCgtcctgcttctcaagcagacctcCTTGCAGACCTTTTGGGCCCTCTTGCAATAGAGGGTCCTCCTGCTGCTGTAGAGCAAATTCCTGCTCAAGGATTGGAGGCTAATCAAAGTCCAGTAGGTGACTTGGCACTAGCTACCCTTGAGGACCAGTGCAACTCTGTTCAG cCAATTGTCAATGTGGAGGAGAAGTTTAATATATTGTGCACGAAAGATAGTGGAGTTCTGTATGAGGATCCTAACATCCAG ATTGGTTTAAAAGCAGAGTGGCGGGCCCATCATGGTCGTCTTATTCTTTTCCTGGGGAATAAAAATACTTCGCCCCTTTTGTCATTGAGGGCTTTGATTTTGCCTCCTAGCCATTTTAAAGTGGAACTCTCGTCAGTACCTGATACTATTCCTCCTAGAGCACAG GTGCAAATCCCAGTCGAGGTTACAAATCTCCGCGCGAGTAGAGATGTTGCTGTTCTTGATTTCTCATATAAACATGGAGCTGCACTG GTGAACGCTAAACTTCGACTTCCTATTGTGTTGCATAAATTCTTGCAACCTATAACTCTTTCCCCTGAAGATTTTTTCGCCCATTGGAAAACATGGAATGTTCAGTCACTCAAGGTTCAAGAAGTG GTTAGAGGTGTAAAACCATTACCTATTCCTGAGATGGCTAGCCTTCTCTTGAGCCTTCACCTGGCAGTTACTCCTGGACTT GATACCAACCCGAACAACATGGTGGCGTGTGCTACATTCTTTTCGGAAACAACCAATGCCGCGCTTTGTCTG GTGAGAGTTGAAACAGATCCCCAAGACAGAAGTCAGCTCCGGCTAACAGTTGCATCAGGAGATCAAAACCTGACATTCGA GTTGAAGGAGTATATCAAGGAACATTTGATCGACATCCCGAGGGCTCGAGTGGCCCCCCCTCCCACTCCACAACAACCACAGCTGCCTCCAGCAGCGGTGCCGGCGACAACATATAACGACCCTGGTGCCATGCTAGCTGGGTTGCTATGA